One Glycine max cultivar Williams 82 chromosome 1, Glycine_max_v4.0, whole genome shotgun sequence genomic window, AGAATCCACTAATATACATATACTCCCAAAATATCAGAACATATGGCATCTTTTAGTCGCATTAGCCTACATAAAAGTGATATGTATTTCACAGATATAATACTACAGAAAACTGTATCTATTCAATACAGCTTCGATCTCCCAGTCATTGTATGTTTATATCCAATTCGTtaattgacatttcaaattcagatTAAATGCTTAAAATGTTTGAGTGAAGAAACCAAATAAGTGAATATTTAGTTACAAAACCACTGTTCaatgttcaaacttcaaagctTCCTACGTGAAACTTCAATTGAATGAGATGTAAAACAACATATTAGTCATTACAATGCAGAACAAGTGGTGCTTCCTTTTACACTATGTAGAATCAACAATACTTTCATGTGGAAAAAAGAATTCAGATTTCATggatgaaaatgagaatttcTACCAAGTACAAATATGCCacctacattttaaaacattatctTTATTATCTTATACTTGTCCCCTTCCAATAACTAGCAAAACAGAAAATAGCATTCATGGCAGAGTATTAACAGGTAATGGATATTTGATAACAAGAAAATATGGTTGAAGGTTTTACCTGCGGACTGTTATGTGTTTCTTGTCCAAGGTCTAGATCTGCACACCACCTTTCATTACAAGGAGTTTCAGGAGTCACAAATTTGGGAGTGACTGGATCCACTTTCACAATTGTTGATTCATTGATTTCAGTGGCTTCAggaacatctttatcatctttatcacccaatttgacTTGCTGCTGCTGGTAAAACACTTTAGAGATAATGTACTCTCCAtctttttcatcttcttctgtTCCTAGGTGATATTGATGCATAACCCAATTAGTTTTCTCAGCTCTTCCTCCCCTTACATTGCTAACATACAAAACCATAATCTTTTTACAGCCTTTTTGAATCCCATTAAAGACAACTGGTTTAGTTCTTCCAGTCTTGTGCCAGCGGACATCACCAAAATCTTGCCCTAGTATTTTTCGGCGCTTTCGGGTGCCGGTGTTGTAAGCGTTGATTGCTCTATGGAAGAAGTGGGAAGCACTTCCATCTTGCTTAACACCTAAAATTTTCATCATAGATTATCATATTGATTGGAaagtaacaaaaaaacaaaaaattcagatttgaataaaaatttgctACCAACCAGGTAAATTTTGAGGATGAGTATAACAAATTCCATCATCCACTTCAAGAGTAGTAATAAATTCATCAATGAAGGGATGAGGTTTTGAATCTCCtaccccaacttttgcaagcaaGTGCCAAATTATTTCCTGATCAGATGGATCAAATTTGACACCTTTTGGTAAGCCAGGCCACTCTTGTGCTACctattgacaaaaaaaagttcaaatgtCCGTACATTTATACCTATACAACTGCTAGACTTCATGATTTAAAGGATGAAAGTTTTAATCATaccttcattattttttaatttttaaccttAACTCTATACTTATAAAATTGTAGGATATATTTCTAACAATTCAAATATATGGCATGTAGCACAGTTGaaaagagcaaaaaaaaaatactctagtAACAAATAGATGTTTGGACATTTAGTTTGTCAGTAAAGAAAATTCAAACCCAACTCAATCCATTATACAACGGATCATATAACCACATTCCACTATATACTACTAAGTTCTGATTCTCTCTTTTCCCCACATTACTTATGCATAAAAGGCTTGAAGATTTCCAGGGCATATCACATCCGAAATCATTAGAATCTTACAATTCACaatttgaattaaacaattcaATACAATTGGGATAGCCATAAATTTGAATCAGGTGATAAATCAAAGATGACTTTAAATCTTACAATACATGGATGAATTAGTGCGACTTTGTATCACCAATACAAATCATACAattcaaaaatgttttttatattttacttttctttcacCATTTCTtatgaaagaaattgaaaactTCGATAAGTTTAAACTGTTAAATGAAAAGGAACCGAATAAGCACCACTGAATGCACACTATTTAATTATTCAGATGCTCTATTTTCAATCTTCTGAAACAGGTTTCAAACCATCACTCACTTGTTGTATGCCCTGTATTTGACTAACCAATTGCTCTATTTCAGTCTTCTAAGATAGTGGCTTCATACACTCGATCATTAATCATAACTTGTGATTGTTTCATGACATTTTCCAGTATAAAATCAGTACATTGAGTACTATAGATCCCTTTATATGGTATATTTCAAGCTATTTTTCATTGTGTATATGAATCTtatgattcaatatgatttatcattcccaattaaaaaattagtttgataattcgctattttaattaaaatctgaTAACCTTGATCACCAGTTCAGAAAAATTGGCAACCATTAGTAATTATAAATGATATTCAatagaaagatgaaaatagCAGCAGGTAAGCATAACTTATACCCAAAAGTAGTAGACTTGTGCACTAATAGTTTGAAACTGAAAGTAAGGGAAACTAACTTGCAATTAAAAACTAGCATACTAATGTTACTTATTCCTAATGAAATTAACAAGAAAAAACAGTGGTAGTTTCCTTTCCAAATTCCAAGTTGTAAGTTAAAACTGAAATTCTTAtccatttaaatttatattatttcagTTAAACCGGTAACCCCAGTCTCACTTAGTTGCAGTTTACTGTAGTCTGAACATAGGAAAAATTGCATAACCACTTCATTTTTGTcatataaatcatttaataaacaGCTGATCTTACTGAATCACTATCACTATAAATATGAGTAATACTTATCCACATTAAGTAAATAAATGGTACTACAATAGAGAGAAGGAAGGTTGAAAATGAACTATGACAAATGGAATCCACATAAACTGAAATGCATGCAATTTCTACCAAGATAAATTGTACTGGTGAAGTCAAATAAGGAAAATGAACagtcaaaatttgaaaaagaaactgCACTTACATCATCGTTGTCAATAGCATGTTGACAATTTGGGCAGGGCTTGGTAGGATTGCTTTTCCATATAACCTTTCCAGGATCACAAGCTCCTGATGCACATTTTATTTTGGTTGCAATTCTACTTTTGTCCACCAACCATGATGTTCTGCATAAGCaaaagcatcatcaagacaaaaaatatatgactTGGCCGTGACAGCATAAGTCCAGTGTGTAGATTTAGGCACTTAATCAATATCAAAACTCAACAAACATCATGCAGTGGACTGGCATTTCCTTTAAACTTggataaaaacaaacaaacactagTTGATGATCTCGGTATTCCAACTTCCAAATCGATTAAGTTAAACCAAATAATAAGGTcgattttaaaagttaaaaccatTAATTCACTATTAACAGTGCACTCTGCATTCAATGTATCATCAAAAGGGtaaaaagaaaccaaaataGAAAGCTCAAACTTTTAATTGCTTTCATaatctttcattttcctttcaatCATAAGAACTATCAACATGGTAGGTAGCAATGAACCCAACACAAATTCaaccaaaatattttaaaaaaaataaaaaattcttcacATAACCCCATGTAAGACCttccaattttctttcaattGCAGAACAATGAACGTCGCAGAGATAACCCCACCAACCAGAAACTCCACCAAGACACAAAAAGCTAACATTTTTCGCATAAAACTAGATAACCCCATGTACTAACTTCCACTTTTCTTTCAATCATAGAACAAAGAACATAGCAGAGATGAACCAACCCATCCAGAACACACAAAAGACATCATTTTTCACATGAAACTAGGTAACCCAATTTAGATCATATTAAAGAAAATGGGGTTCCTTCAACAACAATAttgttgcaaaaaaaatttgtacTATGATGTTCCAGAAGGAAAATCCAAGTGAAAAATAGAGTTCAATAATCAAACATGGTAAGCACGAGAAGGGTACATACCCAGCCATGGGGAAAGTCGTTGATGATTCAATTCAAAACCTTCTGTTTCTGCTTTCCTAGAATCTGAAACTTCCAACcgagtaatttaaaatttaagtaaatagTAGTAAAAAAAAGTGGTTTAGATGTTTAATAGTTCATTCTTGATGAAAGTGTCTAATTTTTTCCTTTGGattttatataattcttttcaaaatttgaaaagttgTTTACTACTGTTCTGTGTGAATGtgaatttatcttaaaatattaattaaataaataaataagcgcAAAACAGAGTGGCAGAAAGGAAAGgacaataattattaaatttaattttaaagcagTGTGTATGTACTCGTTGACTGACTTTCATATACCTCTGCGCTGCTGCGCGTTCTCCGTGTGTTTGAGTTTTGAATCACTGGACAGTGGACAGatgtttgtctttttcttgaagGCAATTGCTATATGCACTCTCACTAATTGCTAAATATACTcccatttgcatttttttatgcaCTTTTCTGCCCAAAAATCCTCTATCTGAAAACTTTCTAGAGCATGTTCTCACCTAAATGTCTAAGCATGCCAGAAAATAAACtccaaaaaaatgttaaatattaaacacttccaaaaattaattttcagaaGCGTTAAAAGTTCAAGAGTTTACTTTCCTAAAGCAATTCAAGATAAAAGCTCAAGTATTTTGGTTCATCTTTGATTCATTTTAATCTTTCCTGAagtgaaattaaaaatgatcacaGTTTAAGTTCTAGTGACTAGAATCAATATGCAAACCAAACTCCACGTCTGCCACAATTTTGTACCTGCATCTTCTTTGTCCTTAGTTTGCTCCTTCAATTGTAGTGTTGGACTCGGCGGTGCCCTTGATCAAGCTTGATGGCCTCATCAAAATCTGCAACCGTCGAATTGAAACGTTGTTGAGCCCTAACGTGGTGAGACAAAATAGGGATGAAAAAGGGTACCTAAATTTTATAGATATTCACAAAAATATTCgcaaataaatagagtaaatacaTGCCGATACAAAAGTGAGTTCTAGGGTTACTTTAATTTACTTAATCAAAGCAATAAAGAAGATGAAAGggaaacaatataaattttattcatttctcATTGATCTCACCATACAGGAATACATTTATATATCCTAATTGATGCTAATCAATGGATATTGTCTATCCGTGTGTCAACATctcattatttataataaaaacaataatataaatattaactatATCCTATATAATCTTTTagccatttaattttgaaagCATATTTGAGCCTCTTAAGGCCCATCCTAACATTACCCATGGGCCCATATTggaccttgtcctcaaggtccTGAGAATGCTTaatcaacaaataaattaagtCATTAAGTAAGGATGGAGGATGATTAATAAACAAAAGGTAAATATATTTTGCTAATAAAAGGCCATATGTAGAGTCATAGTTGAGCTGGTGTTGggccaaaaataaaaaggccCATGGTGAGGGGTAAAGGTGACAGGGAGATGGAAAAGTTTAGATGGGCCTAATGAGAAAGAGTTTGGCCTTTGAATGTTAGGGTTTTACAAAATGCATGTGGAGGAAAAGGTGCCTTTGGATGTCGTGGGCAAGGTGTGCCGCTTTGTGTAGTAAGCCACACGTGACGCTTGCAGGAGGTTGAGATCGATGTTGCTACAACCAATAGCTTATTTTTAGTAAGCTATTGGTTGTAGCTTTGCAAGTGTCATCACAACTTGTTCAACGTTTGTCAATATCATCATCTCTTCCAACGGCTTCACTTTTGCGAGTTGTTGGATGATTGTCACACAAGCCATCAGTGAGATCCTTGGAAACAAGCTTGTTATTGGATGTTGGGTATAGGACGATGGGGACAATGATTGATATAAGTTGTTAGGGTGCAGAATGTTGGCAAACTATGACAATACAGTGTATGAAGGAAAATTAGGGGTTTGGAAATAGGGATTTGATGGTGGAGATAAGGCGTATGGGTATGGTAAAGGATGGGTTTGTTGCTCGTTTTCGGTCATGTGCGGCGATGCTGACAATGGTTGTGGTTGGAAGATGATGCTCATGTGTGTtatgttagaaaattaaaataaaataaaaagaataaatgagaagaaaatgcaaagtcttatagtaaataataaaacaacagTAGCAAAGTAACTTCAGAATATGATAGAACATGAATTAACAGTGCaatataacatacaataagcaaaaggaaaataatttttaagggaGAAATTTTAAATAGCCTAGGTTGAAACGCAcaaacgctatccttagagaaAAAACGCCCCCACTGTACTGGTAGGAAAATTTGATTTCGCTCCTCTCTCAAGATACGACAACATGTTGGTTATGATTGTGTGTAGCAAAAGAATTCCTAAACCTTCTGAACACTAATGTTCTGGCTctcaaaagaataattttttataagaaaatgaagagaagaaatttagaaaaaaaatgaaaattgtttttctgCTTGTGTTTCTGGCTAAAGGAGGAGAGAGAGATATATATAGGCACAAACCCCTttatgcaacaacaaaaaaactcaAAGTAAAACTACCACACTTACTAAACATTGGAAACCAATATgtagaacaaaaacaaacataacaaacaCGTAACAAATCAAATTGATCCACTAAAAGCAAAATCCTAAAAGATAGGAATTCTAGTTTTACATAACAGGttctaaaacaaatattttattttataaaaacaaaattaacataagtaatatatttttgtaaattttaaattataaaataaatattttgtaacatGTTATGGGTTGTGATGTGGCCTCTATAATAACTGTGGGGAAAGACGTGAATGGACAATAGGGTGTCGATACCCACTATTGAGGGACAAACAGAGATGGGATAGAGTTGGTGTTGATGGCTATTGCGGTGGCGGTTGTGGTGGCGAAGGTGGCCACTTGTAGGTAAAAGAATATGCCTCCATGGGAAAGGTAGAGTGCGACTAGTGATGGACAACGATTGTGTACGGTAGATGATGTGGTGAGGTAGTATAAATGTTGATAGAGATCTTCGATGGGAGGTAGAGTAAGTAGGATGAAATCACTAATGATACGAAGTAAATTCTAGGTTTACTGTAATTTACCTAATTAAAGcaataaagaagataaaaaggAAACAATATAAATTTCCTTTATTTCTCATTGATTGATTTCCTCTTAAAGAAATACATTTATATACCCTAATTGATGCTAATCAATGGATATTATCTATCCATGTGTCAACATctcattatttataataaaaacaataatataaatatcaacTATATCCTATATAGTCTTTTAGCCATTtcattttgaaaacatattttagcctcTTAAATTTCACCCTTTGCTTATTAGAAATGGATCTAAGGGCAAATATTTACCCATAAATTTAATGAGAATAAGTAAATGTACTATATtacttgtgatgcaatcctacctcgcaagggcattggatagaagactccaagaagattgagccaaagatgcaagagaagaccctagggttctcatgagccttagggtagattttgggcccatgggctaagtatgagcccgcttatctttgtacatattagattaaggtttcattatttttttgccttgtatttagggctccataatataggtaaactaccctagaaatgtaggatttttcagcccctgCATtatagggcacctagactagtttttgtattaggggtagttttgtaatttcacatgcattaagtgaatatttgatgtgtgtggttggaaataaatttaattgaattggaagaagcccaatccaattaaattttagagggggaggtgagcatttgcttgctacagcccattgccacatcatatagtcacactttgtgcatgtctttcatgctttacatatctcatgacacctaaagcacatttagtggagaatcttggatttgatcttggattagtggactgaaccatagctaaaattcaccaatcataattagtgaaattttggctccaaaatttgactccacaaattcaatttcaaattcaagtgaaatttgaatagaaattcaaatttccctccaattttgtgtgacacttaggctataaatagaggtcatgtgtgtgcattttttcaactttgatcatttgagaattacacttcaaagttcatacctcttttgaggcacaaaatttcgtgctccttgtctccctctccctcctctcatcttctcctaccttcaagttcttatccatggtttcctatggtggtgagcttcttctttgaaattctgatattggggacagatgtcgtaccggatgtcacgacatcacgcttcagaacatgcagattatatgtgtccgtatgaacagattaaacaagtaaataacacaagagaattgttaacccagttcggtgcaacctcacctacatctgggggctaccaagccagggaggaaatccactaaaatagtgttagttcaaggtctaacagccactgtttacaaccttctcacctaaccactacccgtgcgatctctacctaagagccactcttagatatgagaaaccccgctcactccctctcaatcacactcccgtgtttacaattaaatcaaagacacaccagagatcaactctgaacaaaagggatcaaccctacacactagagatcaactctacacactagagatcaactctacacacacaggtccaacacttgatgttaggataacatcaaggtggctcacaaaacactcaagtcccaaaactcacaaaataacttttcaatcccggacttggttcagaactcgtgcagcctccatgattatatagcaatgtgcgtttctgggctgcaactgcttgtgctggatgagatctatcattcttcctgaaaatctgcacttaaagatctaaaagatacagtttgatcttttagtttttatctttaatctttaatccctgaacgaactcttctagtttgtaattcgaactttaattatcttttaattcgttccagaagatagatcatctaatctcttgctaactgcacaataatctgttaaagatataacagatttatgtgtccagtattttcgggcaagatgtcaggacatcgtatccgacatcgtggatcctgcagcttcaatgcttcatttgacattttatcttgacttatgcattgtgcagcaactccagtattttcgggcaggatgtcaggacattgtatccgacatcgtggatcctgcaacttcaattcttcatttgacattttatcttgccttgtgcattgtgcagcccgatcttattccttgacataacgttggacatcatgtgcagcaactccagctttccttcattgtctaagtgcttatgttttaacaaaatcttagccaatcttttaaaactccgtagagctaagcactaacattcttaactcatcttctccttgaagtggcgtctccaatcatctttcttccttctccattccgctgccattcatcttcaagaagcaaaggactccattgatgaagaagatccaaggcctacaagctccatatggagctacatcatgtggtatcaagagcatcttcatctaggtgatgttcttttgcttcctctatctttttgttcggtcaattcactttaattccttattATTCATATTATTCTCCAtatatatcctccattgtcttgtggtttggtgctgtttagagtagattaaaaaataaataaaccgattaaatcttagatctacacttgttcttgcatttttatggttcaaattttatagatctactcttgaatcatgtttttgtgttgattttaggttctatcatttttcagtcataatcttcttgtgctgaacctttagatctaaattttcttccaaaatattgattagaaaaaaaaacacaaaaatccaagtgtaaatcacttaatcaatgttatcttagagtcatgtttagtcataatatgttctaagtttgtgttgaatttttattttttcgattgaattatagatacatttgttcatgtattcttttcattcttagcctatcttttgaattttaagtctaattcatgcatgttatttagttcataagatgttctaaatcaattcctagaagtaatcttgttgaactttttttgttttctaagtttcctacatgatgcatatgatgaagttgagttgtggtgctgagttgtgactggatttgtgaatcaaaataagtcttaagctctcttgaattgtgttattcaagataattgagcataagtaaacacaaattgtaactatccaagccttaagcaacataaacactactcttgatttctaggttgaaatcgttggtgctggcagcttgaacatatgaacttgtataaattactgggaattggtcactacgaagTTTGAGCTGAagtttttactgaattttctggGCATCtgtaccaaaattataaaaaaagaaccaagtgatttgggtaaaattaaaaaataataaaattcacacaagttggcagaaaaatcagtgtccaggaaaaaaaagtgaaagggaagtgtgcttgttgttttggctcaaaatttgttctataattggtgcctattttataccaatcttagttctgaaatttcaattgaaaattattgtgaaaaaattaccaaaactagaggtttcttgagtctttttttttagtttttctactctactctagagccattctaggtttttCTTTGAGTcatagcttgcttttgtgtgcttttcattgctttaattgttgaataatccttgaaaatttgttttgttaaaactctagtggtttagctttcatttcatttttttggtctttggttgttgcttgtctctttgtttccttgtttgtgagttgccatataaggAATTGAAAAAAGGATTGGTgacatcccttgaagaatttgagtcaagaatcaaggggcaaaccaccttaagagctttTGAACTAAGAagaactccaaattgagtgaatcactaaagagagaacaaccaccaaaatttaggacctttttgtaattttttaattgagaatttacttatcttcattgctttcaaattttgtaacaaaaaggcctttgattggaagtaagttgggagcctccaataggttaccctacttccatttgtgtgtaataattttaggcaatttttccttaggatagtgagtgttttgttgggaaccttaaatgaggtcatccaaacactcttaggatctgcctagtttacatttctttcactttaatttcttgcttactttcatagtttattttctttactagccacacctagtttatcttgttattgcatagtactttcttctttcttatcacgcttatcttgagttcttttggtaccttagcttttaccttttttacaaaaacccccaacaagaaagaaccacaacttaggaaccaacatgagtcatcattcatctagtgtgttaatggcgagggtactagtcataaggaccctctatctagaatcttagatgagttg contains:
- the LOC100799488 gene encoding SUPPRESSOR OF GAMMA RESPONSE 1 is translated as MAGTSWLVDKSRIATKIKCASGACDPGKVIWKSNPTKPCPNCQHAIDNDDVAQEWPGLPKGVKFDPSDQEIIWHLLAKVGVGDSKPHPFIDEFITTLEVDDGICYTHPQNLPGVKQDGSASHFFHRAINAYNTGTRKRRKILGQDFGDVRWHKTGRTKPVVFNGIQKGCKKIMVLYVSNVRGGRAEKTNWVMHQYHLGTEEDEKDGEYIISKVFYQQQQVKLGDKDDKDVPEATEINESTIVKVDPVTPKFVTPETPCNERWCADLDLGQETHNSPQLPQMDCLDEIQADYQDLANESSMVETQHNEGMDDKEKNTEEGQKWWDSESQNLLDSQQLVEALSLCDDLLQSQSPSRDGKHEDHKNQPGLSVYAQLGPENLKKDIEECQNLALDKANIENDTPSEFRLSQLEFGSQDSFISWGYGKAVN